The genomic region ACTGCGAGGTAAGTGACCTCGCAGCGTAATATATTCTACGATAAAGACGCGTAATAATTCTTTAGCATCAGTGCATCTTCTTCAAGATTTGGGCTGTTGCAGATAATGTATCCACCGCAGTTAAAATCTTTCAGACTTTTTAAAAGATCTTTCCAGTTAAAGTCAGACTTCTCTAGGTTAAGGTGTTTTAAGTCACCTTTAGAGTTAGAACTTATTCCTGAAATATGAATATGCATATTAGATAGTGCTGTTTCACCAATCTCTTCTTTAATTCTTTCTAAGACTTCTTTAAATTCAGGTTCTGTATTGTAGAGTCCTGTTCTCGCATATAGGTGAGAAAAGTCCATACAAGGAGCACATGAAGAAACATTCTTAGTTAATGAGATTAGCTCATCAAGAGATCCAAATTGACTTGTTTTACCTGTAAGTTCTGGTCTAAGTTCAATTTGAATATCTAGTCTACTAAGTCTTTCTTCAATAACATTCATACTCTTTTCAACAAGGTCAAAAACGTCAAAAGGCGAATCTTTCATGTAAAAAGCAGCGTGAAAAGTCATTGATTCAGCACCACAAAGATCAGAGATTTTTGCAGTTTGAATAATTCTTTCAATAGATGAATCAATCTTGTCTTGTTCTCTAGCATTTAAATTAATGTAGTAAGGACCATGAGAAGTTAATGGAACACCTAGTTCGTAAGAAACTTTTCTAAGTGCTGAAGAAACTTCTTCCTTCATTCTTACACCATGAGCAAATTCTAGTTGCATACAGTCTAGGCCAAGAGCATGAATCTGCTTTACACCTTCAATAGGATTATTTTTCTTTTGTGTACTATTAG from Halobacteriovorax sp. HLS harbors:
- a CDS encoding TIM barrel protein, with protein sequence MQANKLLFGTAGVPNSTQKKNNPIEGVKQIHALGLDCMQLEFAHGVRMKEEVSSALRKVSYELGVPLTSHGPYYINLNAREQDKIDSSIERIIQTAKISDLCGAESMTFHAAFYMKDSPFDVFDLVEKSMNVIEERLSRLDIQIELRPELTGKTSQFGSLDELISLTKNVSSCAPCMDFSHLYARTGLYNTEPEFKEVLERIKEEIGETALSNMHIHISGISSNSKGDLKHLNLEKSDFNWKDLLKSLKDFNCGGYIICNSPNLEEDALMLKNYYASLS